CTCCTCGACGCCCGCCATGCGGATAGCTTCCTCGATGGAAATCTTCCCGCGGATGGCCTGCGTGTAGATGAGCGCCTTCTTGCGCACTGTTGCAGCGTCTTCCTGGAGCATTTCGAGGCGGAAGTGGTTCACTCCGGCGGCGCGTAAATCCGGCAATAATTTCAGGGCCGATTGCGGCTTGCCAACGAATAGCGTGTTGCGACATTCCGCGTCGCTCTGCAGAAAGTGTCGCTCCCCCTTGTGGTCAAGAATTTCGACCTTGTGCTGGGTGCAAATCTTGCCGCATTCGGGGAACCGCCTGCCGGTAGTGAGCGCGCGGGCAAACGCGCAGTATTCGGAATGGAAGGCGGGCATGTACTGGTGGAGCGTGAGTTCCATGCGGCTCCCGTCGATATCGCCCAGCAGGTCGAAAAGCTGCGTGGAGTTCAGGTCCCACGAGGGGTGGAGCGTTTGCAATCCTTGTGACAGGAGCCAGTCGTAGCTCAGGCAGTTTGCGGCGTTCAGGCTGTAGTCGCCCGCGAGCGGAATGCCGCTTTCCTTGAGGATGGAAAGTGCACCGAGGTTACGGACCAGCGCAAAGTCGGGGCAGAGCCGCAGGATGTTCTTGAGGTAGTGGCTTTCGCCCGGCTTGTGGATGCGGAGCGTGGCCATACCTGCCCTGAAACCGAGTTCGCGGATTTGTTCAAGCGGTTCGTCGTATTTTACGCCCCAGTCGAAATCCATGACAACGTTGTCTATGTCGAGTCCTTCGAGCGCAGGGATTTGTTCGGGGCTGCGGACGAGCACCGAAATGATCGGTCGAGCGGCAGTGGGCGCAACTTTCGTGCCAAACTTCACGCTGTTGAGCAGTGCTCTTCCCGCATTGGCACTCGGGTTCAGTTCCTTCCATTCGCAGCGCGCGTTGTCGAGCAGTTCTATCGCCTTCTGGCGGAGCGTGCGGAGCATCTTTCCGGCGATAAACGCGTTTGGCGCGACGCTGACCGAGAGATTGTCCAGCGTGTAAACCGTCGAGCCGAGAGCCGAAAGTTCCTTCTGTGCGAGGTCGCGCAGTTTGTTACCCGCATCGCATTTACCCGCGTCGTTTTTGCCCGCGACCGCACTGCTGTTCCGGGCTTCTTCGATGGGAGTGTCGCCCTGCGCCGTCACGGAATGCCCGCTATAGTCCTGCACGGTAAGCGACAGGGGCGTGCCAATGCAACCTTCCAGCAGCATCTTCACGGGAATGCGCTTCGCCTGCTCGCGGTCGGTAAACGTCTTGCGCAGTTCCTTTTCCAGCGCGGGGGAGTCGTTCCTGTACACCTTCATCCCGCGGGCGACCTGCCGCGTGTCGAAATCGCGCCCGAATTCCATCTTCAGGAGTTGCGGGCCGCACCCGCGCGTAGATGGCTTGCCCTTGTGCTCGTGCACGACTTGCGAGGCGTAGAGTCTCGCACCGGCGCTTTGCGCGAATCTCGGTTCCTCGAAGAGGATCCCGTCACCCGGCCGCGGCATCATACCTGCGACAAGGCCATCGGCGCATCCCTTGTCCTGTTTTGTCATCCCCGCGCAGGCGGGGATCTCCAAACATTCATCCAGTTCCACCACGACACACCCGCGTTCCACGCGCACGACCGTCCCGAGGAACATCCCGTGATGGTTGCTGAACGTGCCGTCCACGAGTTCCTGGTGGTTGTCCCCGTCAAGCCAGCCCGTGCGTAACCCGCGGCTGAACAGCACTTCGAGCGGTTCCATGTCCTTGCCTTCGAGCGGAATGCGGTCTAGCGCCTTGCGGTAGGCACGCGCGACCGCCGCCACGTATTCCGGGCTCTTGAGGCGGCCTTCCACCTTCAGCGAGTTTACGCCGATTTCTTCAAGTTTATCGAGTCGCGGGAGTGCGCATAGGTCGTGCGGACTGAACAGGTATTGCGCATCCGTATCGCGGAATTCCTTGCCGTCCACGAATATGCGGTAGGGGAGCCTGCAACTCTGGGCGCATTGCCCTCGGTTTGCGCTCCGGCCGCCAAAGTTCTCGCTGGTGAGGCACTGCCCCGAATAGCTCACGCATAGCGCGCCGTGAATGAACACTTCGAGCTCGAGCGGGGTCGCTTCCTTGATGCGTGCGATTTCCTTGAGCGAGAGTTCGCGGGCGAGCACGGCGCGGTTGAACCCGAGTTTTGCCGCCAGGTTCACGCTTTCGGCGCTAGCGAGCGTCATCTGCGTGCTTGCGTGAATTTCCTGCGTGGGCGCGATGGCGCGTATCAGGCGCGCAAGCCCGATATCCTGGATAATGAATGCGTCCGGTTCCAGCGAAATCACCTTCGCGAGGAATTCCGGCAACTCCCGCAGTTCGCGTTCGAATACCAGCACGTTCATCGCGAGGAACGTGCGCACGCCGCGCACCCTCGCATACCGGATCATCTCGCCGACGTCTTCGAGCGAAAAGTCCTCAGTGCGCCCGCGCGCGTTCCAGTGCGGAACCCCGAAATAAACGGCATCGGCGCCGTTTGCGACGGCGGCCTCGAGCATCTCGCGCGTACCCACGGGCAAGAGAAGTTCCGGAGATGGCCTCGTACTCGAATTCATATAGTCAAAGATAAAAATTGTATATTTGCACCATGGCCTCACAGACGATTAAAATTCAATATCTCGACGATTCTATCACGCGCCTCACGTATGTGGGTGGCAAGTCCGACTGGATTGACCTTGCGGCGGCGGAGACCGTGACGCTCAAGGCGGGGGAGTTCAGGCTTGTTCACCTGGGGGTCGCGATGAAGTTGCCCGAGGGGTTCGAGGCGCATATCGCCCCGCGCAGTTCCACGTTCAAGAATTTCGGTATTCTGCAGGCGAATTCCGTGGGCGTGGTGGATTCCAGCTACTGCGGCGCGAACGACTGGTGGAAAATGCCCGTGTACGCCACCCGCGACGTGACCATCGAGAAGGGGAGCCGCATCGCTCAGTTCCGCATCATGGAGCAGCAACCGACGCTCACCTTCGAGGAAGGCCCGCTTGAAGGCGCCGACCGCGGCGGCTTCGGCAGCACGGGAATCTAGAAGGATTGCGTCTAAATCTCGTATTTCTGTTTTCTTTCTGCTATTTTTGTATATTATTCCCTGACAGGCACTGGTAGCGGATTTCCGCCTACAAGCCACGTTCGACAATAAAGTCGGCTTTTTGATTATATCCCCAATGAATATTGGGAGTTTTATATATCAAAAGCCGGCTTTTTTTGTTTGTTAATGTTCAACTCTATTGACGGATAATCAAAAATTGATTATATTCAACTATGTACAATGTAACCATAACCAAAAAGGCGGAACGTTCGGCAAAAACGATGCCTAGAGCGGTGCAGAACAAGCTGAAGGCTCTACTGCAATCACTAAAGGCTTCGGGACCTATACAACCACTTTTCTGGCATTACTCAAAACTAGGCGATAACAGGTATCATTGTCACATCGCCTTGAATTGGGTTGCTTGCTGGACATGCGAAAATGGGTCGATAAATATTGAGGTATACTATGTTGGCAGTCGTGAAAAAGCCCCGTATTGAAATCCGCGCGAAGCACATCCCTGCTCCGCTTGTCAGGTTTTTGAAGGACACCTACAAACCTGAAAACGTGGCGGTCTGCAAAAACGAGGATTCGATTCCCTTCGAGGAGTCAGACTGGTTCAAGAACCTGGATTCCACCCCCGGCGAAATGATTGTCGCGAACCGCGATTTGCGCAACTGGTCGCAGGTCACTCTCGCCGAGAAACTTGGAATTCAGGTCCAGAACCTCTGCGCCATGGAAAACGGACGTAGGGCGGTATCCCGCAAGATGGCGGTAAAGCTCGGCGAAATCTTCGGAACGGATCCTGCAGCATTCTTTGATTTTAGCAAGTAAAGGGGGATGCCTCCCCTATGATGGATTTTTGCTATGAATTCATCATTCCTTTGATGAATTTTTCGGCATCTGCGGCTTTTGCTCCGTTTTTGATTTCGGAGATGGCTTTGGAGAGTTCGGCGCAAACATCGTCCAGGGGCGTGATTCGACCGTTGTGCACGTCGTCTATGCCCTTTTTCATCCTAGCGTAAAAGACTTCGTCCGACTCTTTGAGAGCAAACATGCGATTTTGCTTATCGTATGACATGAAAACTTCATAGACAATTGTCTGCGAGTAAATATAATTTAATTGCTATGTCATATTATGACAAAATTGGGCCTATGCGGAGTGTTTGGTCACGGGGTGGTTGTTTTGGG
Above is a window of Fibrobacter sp. UWR3 DNA encoding:
- a CDS encoding U32 family peptidase; this translates as MNSSTRPSPELLLPVGTREMLEAAVANGADAVYFGVPHWNARGRTEDFSLEDVGEMIRYARVRGVRTFLAMNVLVFERELRELPEFLAKVISLEPDAFIIQDIGLARLIRAIAPTQEIHASTQMTLASAESVNLAAKLGFNRAVLARELSLKEIARIKEATPLELEVFIHGALCVSYSGQCLTSENFGGRSANRGQCAQSCRLPYRIFVDGKEFRDTDAQYLFSPHDLCALPRLDKLEEIGVNSLKVEGRLKSPEYVAAVARAYRKALDRIPLEGKDMEPLEVLFSRGLRTGWLDGDNHQELVDGTFSNHHGMFLGTVVRVERGCVVVELDECLEIPACAGMTKQDKGCADGLVAGMMPRPGDGILFEEPRFAQSAGARLYASQVVHEHKGKPSTRGCGPQLLKMEFGRDFDTRQVARGMKVYRNDSPALEKELRKTFTDREQAKRIPVKMLLEGCIGTPLSLTVQDYSGHSVTAQGDTPIEEARNSSAVAGKNDAGKCDAGNKLRDLAQKELSALGSTVYTLDNLSVSVAPNAFIAGKMLRTLRQKAIELLDNARCEWKELNPSANAGRALLNSVKFGTKVAPTAARPIISVLVRSPEQIPALEGLDIDNVVMDFDWGVKYDEPLEQIRELGFRAGMATLRIHKPGESHYLKNILRLCPDFALVRNLGALSILKESGIPLAGDYSLNAANCLSYDWLLSQGLQTLHPSWDLNSTQLFDLLGDIDGSRMELTLHQYMPAFHSEYCAFARALTTGRRFPECGKICTQHKVEILDHKGERHFLQSDAECRNTLFVGKPQSALKLLPDLRAAGVNHFRLEMLQEDAATVRKKALIYTQAIRGKISIEEAIRMAGVEEKYGLSEGQLFNESVWHDRKKNDAGK
- a CDS encoding dUTP diphosphatase: MASQTIKIQYLDDSITRLTYVGGKSDWIDLAAAETVTLKAGEFRLVHLGVAMKLPEGFEAHIAPRSSTFKNFGILQANSVGVVDSSYCGANDWWKMPVYATRDVTIEKGSRIAQFRIMEQQPTLTFEEGPLEGADRGGFGSTGI
- a CDS encoding helix-turn-helix domain-containing protein, which gives rise to MKKPRIEIRAKHIPAPLVRFLKDTYKPENVAVCKNEDSIPFEESDWFKNLDSTPGEMIVANRDLRNWSQVTLAEKLGIQVQNLCAMENGRRAVSRKMAVKLGEIFGTDPAAFFDFSK